A stretch of the Bdellovibrio sp. 22V genome encodes the following:
- a CDS encoding RNA methyltransferase — MRDRLDFSLEDGRLGLYRKDRREITDLPECAQLSPALQNWLTEFRQIRWPFKKGSFRLRVGPQGQKGLWIDLANVDIKALLDEQAILHRLQESAFVEIGQRRKVPVWTGTEFKLRDPELHVWFQTWMKERAISLYCQVASFTQPSLHANKIICDVITRWVESFPQARMIEFGSGIGNLTLPALVAADSVVACEIDELSLQGLQKTLEMLPGDLQSLRDKLTIHRGDFQKKLTKDFSEFDGVLANPPRSGLMNFLNPLESLSADQRPPFFIYMSCFPESMVKDMERLQACGYSIEEVFIVDQFPQTAHYEVLTLLQRKKA; from the coding sequence TTGCGGGATCGCCTTGATTTCAGCTTGGAAGACGGGCGCCTGGGACTTTATCGCAAAGACCGCCGGGAAATCACCGACCTCCCCGAATGTGCGCAACTTTCCCCGGCCTTACAAAACTGGCTCACAGAGTTTCGGCAGATTCGCTGGCCCTTTAAAAAAGGTTCCTTTCGTTTGCGCGTGGGTCCCCAAGGTCAAAAAGGTCTTTGGATTGATTTAGCCAACGTCGATATCAAAGCTCTTTTAGACGAACAGGCGATCTTGCATCGTCTGCAGGAAAGCGCGTTCGTCGAAATCGGCCAGCGCCGCAAAGTCCCCGTGTGGACCGGCACAGAATTTAAATTGCGCGATCCCGAACTGCACGTGTGGTTTCAAACTTGGATGAAAGAAAGAGCGATTTCTCTTTACTGCCAGGTGGCGAGCTTTACTCAACCCAGTCTGCACGCAAATAAAATCATCTGCGATGTCATCACACGCTGGGTGGAATCTTTTCCGCAGGCTCGGATGATTGAGTTCGGATCGGGTATTGGCAATCTGACTCTTCCCGCTTTGGTGGCGGCAGACAGCGTTGTGGCTTGTGAAATTGACGAGCTGTCATTGCAAGGTTTGCAGAAAACTTTAGAGATGCTTCCCGGGGATCTTCAGAGTCTGCGCGACAAGCTCACTATTCATCGCGGTGATTTTCAGAAAAAACTGACGAAAGATTTTTCCGAATTCGATGGTGTCTTGGCAAATCCGCCGCGCTCGGGACTTATGAACTTTTTAAATCCTCTGGAAAGTTTATCCGCTGATCAGCGTCCGCCGTTTTTTATTTATATGTCGTGTTTTCCAGAATCCATGGTGAAGGATATGGAGAGACTGCAAGCCTGCGGATACTCTATCGAAGAAGTTTTTATCGTCGATCAATTTCCGCAGACGGCGCACTATGAAGTGCTGACTTTACTTCAAAGAAAAAAGGCGTAA
- a CDS encoding RDD family protein, with translation MIHIDKDKEKIIPQRAPQKREAPVPLRGPTIRRRTPGTPAPSKLNEIFKDSKSLQFDQNTGFHGGPSARRKGYRLALWSWLASFIDALILISASCVFILAFSLIVKTSVGALFGGLAKSQHQAWTFAEVFFVCGWVYMVAIRSFMGSTIGEWACDLRLGQPHERLKSGYLFRVALRSTLILLTGIVTLPILSLILGRDIAGILSGLRLFSLK, from the coding sequence ATGATTCATATCGATAAAGACAAAGAGAAAATCATTCCGCAGCGGGCTCCCCAGAAAAGGGAAGCCCCTGTGCCGTTAAGGGGGCCGACGATTCGTCGTCGAACTCCGGGAACGCCTGCGCCTTCAAAGCTGAATGAGATTTTTAAAGACTCGAAGAGTCTGCAATTCGATCAGAACACAGGGTTTCATGGCGGCCCGTCGGCACGCCGTAAAGGATACCGTTTGGCGTTGTGGTCGTGGTTGGCGTCTTTTATTGATGCGTTGATTTTGATTTCCGCGAGTTGTGTTTTTATTTTGGCTTTTTCTTTGATCGTAAAAACTTCTGTGGGCGCATTGTTTGGCGGTCTTGCCAAGAGTCAGCATCAAGCGTGGACCTTTGCAGAAGTTTTTTTCGTTTGCGGCTGGGTCTATATGGTTGCGATACGCAGCTTTATGGGGTCGACGATCGGTGAGTGGGCGTGTGATTTGCGCTTAGGTCAACCGCATGAAAGACTGAAGTCAGGTTATCTTTTCAGAGTCGCTTTGCGAAGCACGTTGATCTTGCTTACAGGAATTGTGACACTGCCAATTCTATCGTTGATTCTGGGGCGAGATATCGCCGGCATTCTTTCGGGCTTACGCCTTTTTTCTTTGAAGTAA
- a CDS encoding PilZ domain-containing protein translates to MQPATLKKPTGVFFLAFLFMLAPLGNLLLSFAASGVPGWYEIPVLKAFLQTVSPLDWFWLSLLFITGILLLKPHKTTWTLAIVSLCFVLTINCYRFFTKDFAPDSTLVQWQLVLSSILTFTILILALYFRFPYLDRRAQWLFPTAHRYSFRTPVDVVAQDIFQGVTESISVSGARVRLQRDLEGGSRNLRFVDVIFPEVRNVKIKARVVEYEDNVLRLKFKELRRLEKGYLQDWFRSQLEMEQETSS, encoded by the coding sequence ATGCAGCCGGCGACATTGAAAAAGCCTACAGGTGTATTCTTCTTAGCGTTTCTTTTCATGCTAGCGCCTTTGGGAAATCTCCTCTTGTCATTCGCAGCCAGTGGCGTTCCCGGTTGGTATGAGATCCCCGTACTGAAAGCGTTCTTGCAGACGGTTTCTCCGTTAGATTGGTTTTGGCTCAGTCTTTTATTCATTACAGGGATTTTGCTTTTAAAGCCGCACAAAACGACGTGGACGCTGGCGATTGTTTCTCTGTGTTTTGTTCTGACAATCAACTGCTATCGTTTTTTTACGAAAGACTTTGCACCTGACAGCACGCTCGTGCAGTGGCAGCTTGTTCTTTCCAGCATTCTGACTTTCACCATTCTTATTCTGGCTCTTTATTTCCGCTTTCCTTATCTGGATCGTCGTGCGCAATGGCTGTTTCCGACGGCGCATCGATATTCTTTTAGAACACCGGTGGACGTGGTCGCCCAAGATATTTTCCAAGGTGTGACCGAAAGTATTTCGGTCAGTGGGGCAAGGGTGCGTTTGCAACGAGATCTTGAGGGCGGGTCCAGGAACCTGCGTTTTGTGGATGTGATTTTCCCTGAGGTTCGCAACGTCAAGATCAAAGCCCGCGTGGTCGAGTATGAAGACAACGTGCTTCGTTTGAAATTTAAAGAGCTTAGACGTCTGGAAAAGGGTTATTTGCAGGACTGGTTTCGGTCTCAACTTGAGATGGAACAAGAAACGTCCAGTTAA
- a CDS encoding mechanosensitive ion channel family protein — protein sequence MAEKFIKIQALYGLLELEPFILLGCLIAITWVFYKFFLREATEERHRSIRNHFRALIRNYVILAFLFVFFIFLQTSEPQLGTLAKITPYIAFLTFIWGNVVLVKTCRLIVLQYLFLGSMKHGVPLLLVNIFSLILSIVLLFWGATHVFGLQIGPLLATSAAASVILGLALQDTLGNLFAGISLQVDRSFEIGDWLEVVSGIQKTAGQVKEITWRSTTLVGFSDELITLPNRFMANATISNFSPPENPIVRSQFFRLAYGENVELAKQILERTVAGIGEVRGIPAPWAYVSSTNEHWIELKIIYFLDNYGSQFNVGDKVQVRGIEALRSAGVKLARQVIELSDKTPSV from the coding sequence ATGGCAGAAAAGTTTATCAAAATTCAGGCACTCTACGGACTTCTGGAGCTCGAACCTTTTATTTTATTAGGCTGTTTAATTGCGATCACTTGGGTCTTCTACAAGTTCTTTTTGCGTGAAGCGACCGAGGAAAGACACCGCAGTATCCGCAATCACTTCCGCGCTTTGATTCGCAATTACGTGATTTTGGCTTTCTTGTTTGTGTTTTTTATTTTCTTACAAACGTCTGAACCACAATTGGGAACGCTGGCGAAGATCACGCCTTACATCGCCTTTTTAACTTTCATCTGGGGTAACGTCGTTTTAGTCAAAACCTGCCGCCTAATTGTTTTGCAGTATCTGTTCTTAGGCTCGATGAAACATGGCGTGCCGCTTTTGCTGGTAAATATCTTCTCGCTGATTTTATCGATCGTGCTTCTTTTCTGGGGCGCAACGCATGTCTTCGGTTTGCAGATCGGGCCTTTGCTGGCGACCTCGGCCGCAGCTTCGGTGATTCTCGGTTTGGCGTTGCAGGATACTTTAGGCAATTTATTCGCGGGGATTTCCTTGCAGGTCGATCGCAGTTTTGAAATCGGCGACTGGCTGGAAGTTGTCAGCGGTATTCAAAAAACCGCAGGGCAAGTGAAAGAGATTACTTGGCGATCGACAACATTGGTGGGGTTTTCTGACGAGCTGATCACTCTCCCCAACCGCTTTATGGCGAATGCAACCATTTCCAATTTCTCGCCACCTGAAAATCCGATTGTGCGCAGCCAGTTTTTCCGTCTGGCTTACGGGGAGAATGTAGAACTTGCAAAGCAGATTCTTGAACGAACGGTCGCAGGTATCGGCGAGGTTCGCGGCATTCCGGCGCCATGGGCCTATGTCAGCAGCACCAACGAGCACTGGATCGAGCTCAAAATCATATATTTCCTCGATAATTATGGCTCGCAATTCAACGTGGGCGATAAAGTGCAGGTGCGCGGGATCGAAGCTTTGCGCTCAGCGGGAGTGAAATTAGCTCGACAAGTGATTGAGCTATCAGATAAAACTCCGTCCGTATGA
- the ttcA gene encoding tRNA 2-thiocytidine(32) synthetase TtcA yields the protein MKTVVDFEHPLAVKIRKQIVQALNDFNMIEDGDKIMVCVSGGKDSSVLLALLTEIQRRSERRFTLEAAILDQKQPGFNAEAFKLWVESLGVQLHVVEKDTYSIVKEKVQGATYCSLCSRLRRAILYDFAYDNGFTKLALGHHRDDVVHTALLNMFYVGTSAAMPPKLRSDDERNILVRPLCYVSERDIEELAQAWAFPVIPCNLCGSQDGLKRQRIKKLVRDLEKEIPNIYASIQTSLSNVKPSQLMDQELWDFKGLKALPSSQQDANPPFAPNDELKV from the coding sequence ATGAAGACGGTAGTAGATTTTGAACATCCCTTAGCGGTTAAAATTAGAAAGCAGATCGTACAGGCTTTGAACGACTTCAATATGATTGAAGACGGCGACAAAATCATGGTCTGCGTTTCCGGCGGAAAAGACTCCAGCGTTCTTTTGGCTCTTTTGACAGAGATTCAAAGACGCTCCGAAAGACGTTTTACATTAGAAGCCGCGATCCTCGATCAAAAACAGCCGGGATTTAACGCCGAAGCTTTTAAACTTTGGGTGGAAAGTCTTGGAGTTCAACTTCATGTCGTTGAAAAAGACACTTATTCGATCGTAAAAGAAAAAGTTCAAGGAGCGACTTACTGCTCTTTATGTTCTCGTCTGCGCCGTGCGATTCTTTATGATTTTGCTTATGACAATGGTTTTACAAAACTCGCTTTAGGACATCACCGCGATGACGTGGTTCACACGGCTTTGCTTAACATGTTCTACGTGGGAACTTCCGCGGCGATGCCGCCGAAACTTCGTTCCGACGATGAACGCAATATCTTGGTACGTCCTTTGTGTTATGTTTCAGAGAGAGATATCGAAGAACTTGCGCAAGCTTGGGCTTTCCCCGTGATTCCTTGCAATCTTTGCGGCTCACAAGACGGTCTTAAAAGACAAAGAATTAAGAAGCTCGTTCGAGATCTCGAAAAAGAGATCCCGAACATCTATGCTTCAATCCAAACTTCATTGAGCAATGTGAAGCCCAGTCAGTTGATGGATCAAGAGCTTTGGGATTTTAAAGGCCTTAAAGCATTACCTTCTTCACAGCAGGACGCGAACCCACCATTTGCGCCCAACGACGAATTGAAGGTTTAG
- a CDS encoding glutathione S-transferase N-terminal domain-containing protein, with the protein MIDFYTAATPNGRKVAIMLEELGVSYTEHKVDLGKLEQKSPDFLSMNPNGKIPVIIDHEGPFNKKTTVFESAAILYYLAEKHGGRFFGHSLDEKAHVMQWTMFQMSAIGPILGNYYYGMNTLTPKNPGFIQRFEKEATRLLGVMETQLHKNEYLAGKNYSIADIATYPWIANFIKLQPAWFESKPSIRRWAQMVGSRPAVKKVML; encoded by the coding sequence ATGATCGATTTTTATACTGCAGCCACTCCGAACGGTCGCAAAGTGGCGATCATGCTTGAAGAGCTTGGTGTTTCTTATACGGAACACAAAGTGGATCTTGGAAAGCTTGAACAAAAAAGTCCTGATTTCTTGTCGATGAATCCCAATGGAAAGATTCCAGTTATCATAGATCACGAAGGACCGTTCAATAAGAAGACCACGGTGTTTGAAAGTGCCGCAATTCTTTATTATCTGGCGGAAAAACACGGCGGTCGTTTTTTTGGTCACTCCTTGGATGAAAAAGCGCACGTGATGCAATGGACGATGTTTCAAATGTCAGCCATCGGTCCTATTCTAGGCAATTACTACTATGGCATGAACACTCTGACGCCGAAGAATCCCGGCTTCATTCAGCGTTTTGAAAAAGAAGCCACTCGTCTTTTGGGAGTGATGGAAACTCAGCTTCACAAGAATGAATACTTGGCGGGCAAAAACTATAGCATTGCTGATATTGCAACGTATCCGTGGATTGCAAACTTTATTAAGCTGCAACCCGCATGGTTTGAATCTAAACCTTCAATTCGTCGTTGGGCGCAAATGGTGGGTTCGCGTCCTGCTGTGAAGAAGGTAATGCTTTAA
- a CDS encoding alpha/beta hydrolase, producing MQNSLAQKAWFLTVRYASWVLPETGARWAQNIFLTPTRVPRPESEKAYYESARKYTLVNGMAAYEWGPATGPIIALVHGWNGRGTQIAAFAGPLAEKGYRVIALDGPAHGASLGARTNVGEYARALIDAQKELGPFVAVIAHSFGAGTSVLAKHWGLQADKLILIGGPSRYEKVVGNYLSFIKISPRAEKVFLDLLTKKVGLSPRDLNVGTIGAKVSGPVLIVHDSEDKEVSYKAAIEIHETWPGSQLMTTTGLGHRRILKAPEVIERVTQFILEN from the coding sequence ATGCAAAATTCGTTGGCACAAAAAGCGTGGTTTTTAACAGTTCGATATGCATCCTGGGTGCTTCCTGAAACGGGAGCACGCTGGGCGCAGAATATCTTTCTTACTCCCACGCGTGTGCCACGGCCTGAGTCTGAAAAAGCGTATTATGAATCGGCACGCAAATACACGTTGGTGAACGGGATGGCTGCCTATGAGTGGGGACCCGCCACAGGTCCCATCATTGCGCTCGTGCATGGCTGGAATGGTCGCGGGACTCAGATTGCGGCGTTTGCGGGACCGCTGGCAGAAAAAGGTTATCGCGTCATCGCACTTGACGGCCCTGCGCATGGGGCTTCCCTAGGCGCACGAACCAATGTTGGTGAGTATGCGCGCGCTTTGATTGATGCGCAAAAAGAGCTCGGGCCTTTCGTCGCCGTCATTGCACATTCTTTCGGAGCGGGAACTTCCGTTTTAGCAAAGCACTGGGGGCTTCAAGCTGATAAGCTGATCCTGATTGGTGGCCCTTCTCGCTATGAAAAAGTGGTGGGCAATTATCTTAGTTTTATCAAAATCAGTCCTCGCGCAGAAAAAGTATTTCTGGATCTTCTTACGAAGAAAGTGGGACTGAGCCCGCGAGATCTCAATGTTGGAACTATTGGGGCGAAGGTATCTGGGCCTGTTCTTATTGTTCACGACAGTGAAGACAAAGAAGTGTCTTACAAAGCTGCGATTGAAATTCACGAAACGTGGCCTGGATCACAGCTTATGACGACGACCGGCTTAGGACATCGTCGCATACTAAAAGCGCCCGAAGTCATCGAGCGCGTAACCCAGTTTATTTTGGAAAATTGA
- a CDS encoding acetyl-CoA C-acetyltransferase, which translates to MMNNKTLRPVAILGGSRTPFTKSFTQYSRTSNRELMTATLRNLVDKTNLRGELLGDVSLGAVMKNASDWNLARESVLSSGLDPHTPGYDVQRACGTGLETAAQIALKIASGQIESGIAGGTDTNSDIAGVLPHEFSWIMMEAQKAPSLMEKIKKFAELKPQYIKPRFPNVQEPRTGLSMGQHCELMVKEWMISREEQDKLALQSHLNAAKAYDAGFFDDLVFEFKGLRKDVFVRGDTSLEKLAKLKPAFDFTGTGTLTAGNSTPLTDGASAVLLGSEDFAKAKGLPVLAYLTDADYAAVDYVNGEGLLMAPTRAVAQLLRRNNLKLQDFDFYEIHEAFAGQVLCTLKAWESDEYCQKHLGESKALGSIDRSKLNVNGGSLALGHPFAATGGRILASLAKMLAQKGSGRGLISICTAGGMGVVAIVERP; encoded by the coding sequence ATTATGAACAACAAGACTTTAAGACCTGTAGCAATTCTCGGCGGATCCAGAACACCTTTCACCAAGTCCTTCACGCAGTATTCGCGCACGTCAAACAGAGAGCTCATGACGGCGACATTAAGAAATCTTGTCGATAAAACCAATCTGCGCGGTGAATTGTTGGGTGACGTATCCCTTGGTGCGGTTATGAAAAATGCCTCCGATTGGAATTTGGCCCGTGAATCTGTTTTGAGTTCGGGTCTCGATCCGCACACGCCGGGTTACGATGTTCAAAGAGCTTGCGGAACCGGTCTTGAAACGGCGGCGCAAATCGCACTTAAAATCGCCTCGGGGCAAATTGAAAGTGGTATTGCAGGCGGGACCGATACAAACAGCGATATTGCCGGTGTTCTTCCGCATGAGTTTTCGTGGATTATGATGGAGGCGCAAAAGGCTCCTTCTTTAATGGAAAAAATTAAAAAGTTTGCGGAGCTGAAACCGCAATACATCAAACCGCGCTTCCCGAACGTGCAAGAGCCGCGCACAGGTCTTTCCATGGGACAACACTGTGAATTGATGGTGAAAGAATGGATGATCTCGCGTGAAGAACAAGACAAGCTGGCTTTGCAGAGTCATCTGAATGCCGCGAAAGCTTATGACGCCGGCTTTTTTGATGATTTGGTTTTTGAGTTCAAAGGCCTAAGAAAAGACGTCTTTGTTCGCGGCGACACAAGTTTAGAGAAACTCGCTAAATTAAAACCTGCATTTGATTTTACTGGAACGGGAACGTTAACGGCAGGAAACAGTACACCTTTGACTGACGGTGCGTCTGCGGTTCTTTTGGGAAGTGAAGATTTCGCGAAAGCAAAAGGTCTTCCGGTATTGGCGTATTTGACGGATGCGGATTATGCAGCGGTGGATTACGTCAATGGCGAAGGTCTATTGATGGCGCCGACAAGAGCTGTCGCACAGCTTCTTCGTCGCAATAATTTGAAACTGCAGGATTTCGATTTCTATGAAATTCACGAAGCGTTTGCAGGACAAGTGCTGTGCACTCTGAAAGCTTGGGAGTCCGACGAGTACTGCCAAAAACATTTGGGTGAAAGCAAAGCTTTAGGCTCTATTGATCGCAGCAAGTTGAATGTGAATGGCGGAAGCTTGGCCTTGGGGCATCCTTTCGCAGCCACTGGTGGAAGAATTTTGGCGAGCCTTGCTAAAATGCTTGCGCAAAAGGGTTCCGGTCGCGGCTTGATTTCTATCTGTACTGCAGGAGGAATGGGCGTCGTCGCTATCGTCGAACGTCCGTAA
- a CDS encoding TetR/AcrR family transcriptional regulator, producing MDTRSRALSLARNYLQTLGFNGFSFQTIADSLGIRKASLHYYFASKEDMGLAVLEDYAKAYTDWSLKVADLPAAKRIEKMFEMFNKMAADNSKICPLGALCSDYNTLPKGIRKKVLEFHILQRKWLIKTLKQGIEEKSIRKDVNLEATADLLLTSIQGGLLVARLRGEAETFKNANKALMKTFML from the coding sequence ATGGACACACGGTCCCGAGCACTGAGTTTGGCGCGCAACTATCTTCAAACACTGGGTTTTAACGGGTTCAGCTTCCAGACTATTGCCGACTCTTTGGGTATTCGCAAAGCGAGCCTGCATTATTATTTCGCCTCAAAAGAAGATATGGGCCTGGCTGTGTTGGAAGACTATGCCAAAGCCTATACCGACTGGTCTCTTAAGGTGGCGGATCTTCCGGCGGCAAAAAGAATCGAAAAAATGTTTGAGATGTTCAATAAGATGGCGGCGGATAACAGTAAAATCTGTCCTCTGGGGGCCCTGTGCTCGGACTACAACACTCTGCCCAAAGGAATTCGCAAAAAAGTTTTGGAATTCCATATTCTGCAACGGAAGTGGCTTATCAAAACTCTTAAACAAGGCATTGAGGAAAAATCTATCCGCAAAGACGTCAATCTCGAAGCCACGGCAGACCTTTTACTTACGAGTATTCAAGGCGGATTGCTTGTCGCGCGTCTGCGCGGCGAAGCGGAGACTTTTAAAAACGCGAACAAAGCCCTTATGAAGACATTTATGCTGTGA
- a CDS encoding methyl-accepting chemotaxis protein: MNFRQKFNRSRSLAFLIAMYLHLPIFAFLAHYNGHSQWIALGLGLFILSGPTVMYLSKVTSLLLPCMLAATCMSFSGLLIHLGNGMIEMHFHVFVSLAVLMLFGAVSPILVATVVIALHHLLFFFFLPRSVFNYDASLGIVILHAAFVLIEAGPVMLIARRYGGFIELQDTTVKKLDEISSQNFESCTIIDETGKNIFDSAHRANSQVVESLQALNALLEQVQKNTENSMTAQSLSSASKVSVTEGASHIENLFNTTKLLAQSSKKITEIVDLIEDIAFQTNLLALNAAVEAARAGEHGRGFGVVAEAVRTLAQRCSTSAKDISALVNQNVSMIKDSENYAAKSKEILSQTLESIDKLNNLNSEIAQASEIQSHEMKTIQNTMNLLDEVSKTNQNYAENLNGTSVSLLEDAKKLSTLVNSMQQATSIKSAS; this comes from the coding sequence ATGAATTTCAGACAAAAATTCAACCGATCACGCAGTCTTGCCTTTCTGATCGCGATGTATCTGCATCTTCCGATTTTTGCGTTTCTGGCCCACTATAACGGTCACAGCCAATGGATTGCCTTGGGATTGGGTCTATTCATTCTTTCAGGCCCGACAGTGATGTATCTTTCTAAAGTCACAAGTCTGCTGCTGCCATGCATGCTCGCGGCGACGTGTATGAGCTTCTCGGGACTTCTGATTCATCTGGGCAACGGGATGATCGAAATGCATTTTCACGTCTTTGTAAGTTTAGCGGTCCTTATGCTCTTTGGCGCTGTCAGCCCTATCCTGGTGGCTACAGTCGTAATCGCCCTTCACCATCTCCTCTTTTTCTTTTTTCTTCCCCGCAGCGTTTTCAACTACGACGCCAGCTTGGGAATTGTGATTCTGCACGCGGCCTTCGTGCTGATCGAAGCAGGACCTGTCATGCTGATCGCTCGCCGTTATGGCGGTTTTATTGAACTTCAGGATACGACCGTGAAAAAACTCGACGAGATTTCGTCGCAGAATTTTGAAAGTTGCACGATTATTGATGAAACCGGAAAGAATATTTTTGATTCCGCTCATCGCGCTAATTCGCAAGTGGTCGAATCCCTGCAGGCTCTTAACGCTCTTTTAGAACAAGTGCAAAAGAACACGGAAAACTCGATGACGGCGCAGTCTTTGTCATCCGCCTCGAAAGTTTCCGTTACAGAGGGCGCTTCGCATATTGAAAATCTTTTTAATACGACGAAACTTCTGGCTCAAAGTTCTAAGAAAATCACAGAGATCGTGGACCTCATTGAGGACATCGCATTCCAAACGAATCTACTGGCCCTCAACGCCGCCGTCGAAGCAGCGCGAGCCGGAGAACACGGGCGAGGCTTCGGCGTCGTTGCCGAAGCGGTCAGAACGCTCGCGCAAAGATGCTCGACCTCGGCAAAGGATATTTCCGCCCTTGTAAATCAAAACGTCAGCATGATTAAAGACAGCGAAAATTATGCAGCAAAGAGCAAAGAGATTCTGTCACAAACGCTGGAATCGATCGACAAGCTTAATAACTTAAATTCTGAAATCGCCCAGGCTAGCGAAATTCAGTCGCATGAAATGAAAACGATTCAGAACACGATGAATCTTTTGGACGAAGTTTCAAAAACAAATCAGAACTATGCGGAAAATCTTAACGGAACGTCTGTTTCCCTTTTGGAAGACGCAAAGAAACTTTCAACATTGGTGAATTCGATGCAACAGGCGACTTCTATCAAGTCGGCATCTTAA
- a CDS encoding substrate-binding domain-containing protein: MKSSLSLVIILSFFSSNAFAKTWDVAVLYWSMKIEGQVAMRKGFEEEINRFNGKGKDKINLISYVGGEGRKGILNQVVQFDEALKKSPHAIVIQPTDNSALGRGLQTANEKKIPVIAYDQYIVNGVLESFITSDNYQAGRDNGDYIDGLFDRNQEIRLVVFEYPKVSSTIDRVDGFFDALRTRGRKFHVLRRYEAVDPDSGAAAVKQFLKDFPVKGSVDLILTVNDGGGLSIVKSLWEKKRTEIRHATFDGDPLSIENIKNKRLTVIDSAQFCAELGRESARTLIAKLNKESVADKKLIPTFAVTEKTLSSYPGWMGHPDKGPIVSTDKKKLLPVPARQPTQVYKDASRLIIKIGVAPLCPYLCEKGPGLWSGYIYDIIKDVAQKEDFEVEFESIPNSRLISSLKTRKINYVIIPADMVRYLDDIRIVGPKLGVNYTGALVSPGKKDPLIDALFIQDKKVVYADLGLDSTNIEGEGVLPSRSTKLTGADAADRMIKMIGDRRAEIALGDYNVLRYFLARKPMVSLQLLPTSLTGFNSLVLVSVPKEPEFGYFPRHLENWFLQSRENGTLETILRRYNLKDWKIFNRD; the protein is encoded by the coding sequence GTGAAATCAAGCTTATCCCTGGTCATTATTCTTTCTTTTTTTTCCTCCAACGCTTTTGCAAAAACTTGGGACGTCGCGGTTCTCTACTGGAGTATGAAAATCGAAGGCCAAGTAGCCATGCGCAAGGGTTTTGAAGAGGAGATCAATCGCTTTAATGGAAAAGGTAAAGACAAGATCAACCTCATCTCCTACGTCGGTGGAGAAGGTCGAAAAGGCATTCTCAATCAGGTGGTGCAGTTTGATGAAGCTTTGAAAAAGAGTCCCCACGCGATTGTTATTCAACCAACGGACAACTCGGCGTTGGGACGAGGTCTGCAAACCGCCAATGAAAAAAAGATTCCGGTGATTGCTTACGATCAATACATCGTTAACGGAGTTCTTGAATCTTTTATCACCAGCGATAACTATCAGGCGGGGCGCGATAACGGCGATTATATTGATGGTCTTTTTGATCGTAATCAGGAAATTCGTCTTGTCGTGTTTGAGTATCCTAAAGTGTCTTCGACCATTGATAGAGTCGACGGTTTTTTTGATGCGCTTCGCACGCGCGGTCGTAAATTTCACGTTCTCAGAAGATATGAAGCGGTCGATCCTGATTCCGGTGCCGCCGCAGTAAAACAATTCTTAAAAGATTTCCCGGTAAAGGGCAGTGTGGATTTGATATTGACAGTGAATGACGGCGGGGGGCTTTCCATCGTGAAGTCGCTGTGGGAAAAGAAACGCACTGAAATTCGTCACGCGACATTCGATGGCGATCCGTTATCTATTGAAAACATCAAAAACAAACGTCTGACAGTGATTGATTCCGCACAATTTTGCGCCGAATTGGGGCGAGAAAGCGCACGCACTTTAATTGCAAAACTAAATAAAGAATCAGTTGCTGATAAAAAACTGATTCCGACGTTTGCGGTGACGGAAAAGACTTTGTCCTCTTATCCGGGATGGATGGGACATCCTGACAAAGGCCCTATCGTTTCAACTGACAAGAAAAAATTATTGCCCGTACCGGCACGTCAGCCGACGCAGGTTTATAAAGATGCCAGTCGCTTGATTATTAAAATCGGTGTGGCTCCTTTGTGCCCTTATCTGTGTGAGAAAGGTCCCGGCCTGTGGAGCGGATATATCTATGACATCATCAAAGACGTCGCGCAGAAAGAAGACTTTGAGGTGGAGTTTGAGAGCATTCCAAACTCGCGTCTGATTTCAAGTTTAAAAACGCGCAAAATCAATTATGTGATCATTCCTGCTGATATGGTGAGATATCTCGATGATATTCGTATCGTGGGCCCGAAGCTGGGAGTGAACTATACTGGCGCGTTGGTTTCTCCCGGAAAGAAAGATCCGTTGATTGACGCTCTTTTTATTCAGGACAAAAAAGTCGTTTATGCCGATCTGGGATTGGATTCGACGAATATCGAAGGGGAAGGGGTTTTGCCTTCTCGATCCACGAAGCTGACTGGTGCCGATGCTGCTGATCGCATGATTAAAATGATCGGTGATCGCCGTGCTGAAATCGCCTTAGGTGACTACAACGTGCTTCGCTATTTTCTTGCTCGCAAACCGATGGTGAGCTTGCAGCTTCTGCCGACATCCTTGACCGGATTTAATTCTTTGGTTTTGGTGAGCGTTCCGAAAGAGCCCGAGTTCGGGTATTTTCCGCGGCATTTAGAAAACTGGTTCTTACAATCACGCGAGAACGGTACTTTGGAAACCATTCTGCGCAGATACAACCTTAAGGATTGGAAGATCTTTAATCGCGATTAA